A genome region from Rhizobium sp. NXC14 includes the following:
- a CDS encoding SDR family oxidoreductase, with amino-acid sequence MFRLANKTALITGGTSGIGLETARQFVAEGARVAVTGSSAASVEKARKELGDDVIVIQSDAGNIDSQKDVFRQVKEAFGHLDILFVNAGIAQFGPVESWSEVDFDKSFATNVKGPYFLIQALLPIFSKGASIVLNTSINAHIGMPNSSVYSLTKGALLTLAKTLSGELVGRGIRVNAISPGPIATPLYGKLGMSEAEMKSMAEGVQNQIPVGRFGDVSEVAKTVVFFASDEASYIVGSELVIDGGMSNL; translated from the coding sequence ATGTTCAGACTTGCCAACAAGACCGCCCTCATCACCGGGGGCACCAGCGGCATCGGCCTTGAAACGGCCCGACAGTTCGTCGCCGAAGGCGCGCGCGTCGCCGTGACAGGCAGCAGCGCGGCCAGCGTAGAGAAGGCTCGCAAGGAACTTGGTGACGATGTCATCGTCATCCAGTCCGACGCGGGCAACATCGATAGCCAGAAGGATGTCTTCCGCCAAGTGAAGGAAGCCTTTGGTCACCTCGACATCCTGTTCGTGAATGCCGGCATCGCTCAATTTGGCCCGGTCGAGAGCTGGTCGGAAGTCGATTTCGACAAGTCGTTTGCGACGAACGTGAAGGGACCCTATTTCCTGATCCAGGCCCTCCTGCCGATCTTTTCAAAGGGCGCATCGATCGTGCTGAACACCTCGATCAACGCTCATATCGGGATGCCCAACTCCAGCGTCTATTCCCTGACCAAGGGCGCGCTCCTGACGTTGGCGAAGACGCTGTCCGGTGAACTGGTTGGTCGCGGCATCCGGGTCAACGCTATTAGCCCGGGCCCGATCGCGACCCCGCTATACGGAAAGCTCGGCATGTCGGAGGCCGAGATGAAATCGATGGCCGAAGGTGTGCAGAACCAAATCCCGGTCGGGCGTTTTGGTGACGTGTCGGAAGTGGCGAAGACCGTGGTCTTCTTCGCATCTGACGAGGCGTCCTATATCGTCGGCAGCGAGCTCGTCATCGACGGCGGCATGAGTAACCTTTAA
- a CDS encoding AraC family transcriptional regulator, with translation MSKKEVQSPDRFKGVERPSSLEMSQLALRDATFGRLKWRHDDNGIPVQLEQADGYLICYQRKHLPARPRWIDGKPATSVPLDPGEFLLLDLRRRYSAVEAGDVDCISMFASHKTILEFHRENDLGPFSTLRDRDVLGHSDTIVRNLMECFVPAFEQPSLVPRLFLDQLTLTLMTHLTASYGEQAIEFRTVKGGLAPWQERRVKDLLLANINGSIGLEVLAKEAGVSRAHLARSFKISTGRSPMKWLQHQRLEKATRLLVATELTIQSLAEDCGFADHSHFTRVFLRRFNVTPGEWRRKHKT, from the coding sequence ATGTCGAAGAAGGAAGTGCAAAGTCCGGACAGGTTTAAGGGTGTCGAGCGACCCTCGTCACTAGAGATGAGCCAGCTTGCACTGCGGGACGCAACGTTCGGCAGGCTCAAATGGCGTCACGACGACAACGGCATCCCCGTCCAATTGGAGCAGGCGGATGGCTACCTGATCTGCTACCAGAGGAAACACCTGCCTGCTCGCCCTCGCTGGATCGACGGCAAGCCAGCCACATCCGTTCCACTCGATCCCGGAGAATTCCTGCTTCTCGACCTTCGGAGACGCTATAGCGCTGTAGAGGCTGGCGACGTGGACTGCATTTCCATGTTCGCCTCCCATAAGACAATATTGGAATTTCATCGTGAAAATGACCTCGGTCCGTTCTCAACGCTCCGGGACAGAGACGTCCTCGGCCATTCGGACACCATTGTGCGAAACCTGATGGAATGCTTCGTGCCAGCCTTCGAGCAGCCCAGTCTCGTACCGCGCCTCTTCCTCGATCAACTGACCCTCACCCTCATGACCCACCTGACCGCCTCCTACGGGGAACAGGCGATCGAGTTTCGTACAGTCAAGGGCGGGTTGGCTCCGTGGCAGGAGCGGCGGGTAAAGGATCTGTTGCTGGCGAACATCAACGGCAGCATCGGCCTCGAGGTCCTTGCCAAGGAAGCGGGGGTCTCCCGTGCGCACCTTGCGAGGTCGTTCAAGATCAGCACAGGGAGGTCGCCGATGAAATGGCTCCAGCATCAGCGGCTGGAGAAAGCTACGAGATTGCTCGTCGCCACAGAACTCACGATCCAGTCACTAGCCGAAGACTGCGGATTCGCCGACCATAGCCACTTCACCAGAGTGTTCCTGAGGCGCTTCAATGTCACGCCCGGGGAATGGCGGCGCAAGCACAAGACGTGA